The proteins below come from a single Gordonia pseudamarae genomic window:
- a CDS encoding helix-turn-helix transcriptional regulator has translation MSLPAALISDRAARARTAPLFGRAGDLGRVISTVAAFGGAVVAGPAGIGKSRLAADAAQALAVGAVVTRVVATSAAATVPFAAITRLLPPALRELPGDRTAMFRSAATYLADARVVLIVDDAHLLDPGSAALIQHVVLTGAVQVLLTVRSGEVAPDAISGLWKDDIAPRVDLGPLDRDAVSALADHIVGHRVDARIKRLLWRATVGNPLYVREALLTTDIDTDQAGGAMLVGDRLSELIRSRLAGLDPLTRRALELVSVGGPLPVGVVRSAATPRAVDDLLRAGLVAVDPVSQAVTPDHPLLGEVVCELLSPTELAQICGELSVAMSDRTVGDSAEQIRLTLWQLRSGSGVLADDLIRAAELAVGAFDPVLAERFAREAVAADGGVRAVTACAAALLAQNRFAEAEELLAVQWPLLADTEPQVAMRLVRQRALALDAGLGRPREACVMLDEARDVCGDSNWDTMLSALRAHILAVVDPDAAARLGQEVIDDSRASVGSRVVALKPVVDRLCGQGRTDDAMQLVERFFTIVGETDDPVDAEVGMLFGYQADVRAAAGDLLTLAAELTSVRELAEQSDDEQMLGAARAGLGACAFEAGDLVTAQAHLWAARDHLAITDAANLHPWTMIVLASVCALTGDVATATEAIGAARESVAARPHDRYLRGELVHASVWFAAVADSPQAGAAIAIEAADVAGAPSERAHLGYLAHRLGAPDRVVADAMTAGAGTQSRRLRALADHGCALAAGRPPGTLERVAREYADMGYFVGAVEAWVESGRAYAATGSIRSSKRCFGRAQQLVATHLRGVTTPLISRLHVPELTVREHQVASLAARGRSNAEIAHELGRSVRTVEWHLQQAYGKLGVVGRAQLVDVLIPGTGR, from the coding sequence ATGTCGTTGCCCGCCGCGCTCATCAGTGACCGGGCCGCTCGTGCCCGGACGGCACCCCTGTTCGGTCGCGCCGGTGACCTTGGCCGTGTCATCAGCACGGTGGCGGCTTTCGGTGGCGCGGTTGTCGCCGGTCCTGCGGGGATCGGCAAGAGCAGGCTGGCCGCCGACGCTGCCCAGGCCCTGGCGGTCGGGGCGGTGGTGACCCGGGTGGTGGCGACCTCGGCTGCGGCGACGGTGCCGTTCGCGGCGATCACCAGGCTGCTGCCGCCTGCGCTGCGGGAATTGCCCGGGGACCGCACCGCCATGTTCCGTTCTGCGGCGACTTATCTCGCGGATGCACGTGTGGTATTGATCGTCGATGACGCACATCTACTCGACCCCGGCAGCGCCGCACTGATCCAGCACGTGGTCCTCACCGGTGCCGTGCAGGTACTGCTGACAGTCCGGTCCGGCGAGGTGGCGCCTGACGCTATCAGCGGCCTCTGGAAGGACGACATCGCGCCAAGGGTGGATTTGGGTCCCCTCGACCGGGACGCGGTGAGCGCTCTGGCTGATCATATTGTCGGTCACCGCGTGGATGCCCGGATCAAACGCCTGCTGTGGCGGGCGACCGTCGGTAACCCGCTCTACGTGCGAGAAGCATTGCTGACGACGGATATCGATACCGATCAAGCCGGTGGCGCGATGCTCGTCGGCGACCGGTTGTCGGAACTGATCCGGTCGCGGCTGGCCGGTCTCGACCCGTTGACACGCCGCGCTCTGGAACTTGTCTCCGTCGGTGGTCCGCTTCCTGTCGGGGTGGTGCGGTCCGCGGCGACTCCTCGTGCCGTCGACGATCTGCTGCGCGCGGGACTCGTCGCTGTCGATCCGGTGAGTCAGGCCGTGACCCCCGATCATCCGCTGCTCGGTGAAGTGGTGTGTGAACTGCTGTCCCCGACCGAGTTGGCACAGATATGCGGCGAGTTGTCGGTGGCCATGTCGGACCGGACAGTGGGCGACTCGGCCGAGCAGATCCGGCTCACTTTGTGGCAGCTGCGGTCCGGCTCGGGAGTCCTCGCCGATGATTTGATCCGGGCGGCCGAACTAGCGGTGGGTGCGTTCGATCCGGTGCTGGCCGAACGGTTTGCGCGGGAGGCCGTGGCGGCCGACGGCGGAGTACGCGCGGTCACCGCCTGCGCCGCGGCGCTACTGGCGCAGAACCGGTTCGCCGAAGCCGAGGAATTGCTGGCCGTGCAATGGCCATTGCTCGCCGACACCGAACCACAGGTCGCGATGCGGCTGGTCCGGCAGCGGGCACTGGCCCTCGATGCCGGGCTGGGGCGACCTCGCGAGGCGTGCGTGATGCTGGACGAGGCTCGGGATGTATGCGGTGACAGTAACTGGGATACAATGCTTTCCGCGCTCCGGGCGCATATTCTCGCGGTCGTGGATCCTGACGCCGCCGCACGGCTCGGGCAGGAAGTCATCGACGACTCCCGCGCATCGGTCGGCAGCCGTGTGGTGGCACTCAAACCCGTGGTGGACCGGCTGTGCGGCCAGGGCCGGACCGACGACGCGATGCAGCTGGTGGAGAGGTTTTTCACGATCGTCGGTGAGACCGACGACCCCGTCGACGCCGAGGTCGGGATGCTGTTCGGATATCAGGCCGACGTGCGCGCGGCAGCCGGGGATCTACTCACGCTCGCAGCCGAACTCACCTCTGTCCGGGAACTCGCCGAACAGAGCGACGACGAGCAGATGCTCGGCGCGGCGCGCGCCGGATTGGGTGCGTGCGCCTTCGAGGCAGGTGACCTCGTCACGGCGCAGGCTCATCTGTGGGCGGCGCGCGACCACCTCGCGATCACCGACGCCGCCAACCTGCATCCGTGGACGATGATCGTGCTGGCCTCGGTGTGTGCGCTGACCGGCGATGTCGCGACTGCCACCGAGGCGATCGGGGCCGCGCGCGAGTCGGTTGCCGCCCGTCCGCATGATCGGTACCTGCGGGGTGAACTCGTCCATGCGTCGGTATGGTTCGCGGCGGTGGCCGATTCGCCGCAGGCCGGTGCCGCGATCGCGATCGAAGCCGCGGATGTCGCCGGCGCACCGTCGGAACGGGCCCATCTGGGCTACCTGGCTCATCGGCTCGGCGCCCCCGACAGGGTGGTGGCCGATGCGATGACTGCGGGTGCCGGGACGCAGTCGCGCCGGTTGCGGGCGCTCGCCGATCACGGCTGCGCGCTGGCGGCGGGCCGACCGCCAGGCACTCTTGAACGGGTGGCGCGGGAGTACGCGGATATGGGCTACTTTGTGGGCGCGGTCGAGGCATGGGTGGAATCGGGTCGTGCCTACGCCGCCACCGGTAGCATCCGCTCGTCGAAGCGGTGTTTCGGCCGTGCACAACAGCTTGTCGCCACGCATCTGCGCGGTGTGACGACCCCGTTGATCAGTCGACTGCACGTACCCGAGCTGACCGTTCGGGAGCATCAGGTGGCTTCACTTGCCGCACGAGGCCGCAGCAATGCTGAGATCGCTCATGAACTGGGCCGGTCGGTGCGGACAGTCGAATGGCACCTGCAGCAGGCCTACGGCAAGCTCGGGGTGGTGGGGCGAGCGCAACTCGTGGACGTCCTGATTCCTGGCACGGGTCGCTGA
- a CDS encoding heme/hemin ABC transporter substrate-binding protein has protein sequence MPEMGTTAPTRSPARLLLALLTGLVSVAVSACFVTPIDQDNTETASSAHLRSGPQTAQLPDTDVHPITTDPRPVLPATVTDSGGHTVTVTDVSRIIAVDINGTLGSIVHSLGLGPRMVGRDTSTIFPSAVGLPVVTNRGHSLNAEMVLDLRPSVLLINQDTTPTGAINQIRRSGIPVVLFTAVRSLDNNNRLIQSVADALGVSAEGRALVERTDRRIAEAQKLVPDPSGNPTIAFVYVRGPKLTLLAGPGSGADSLIEAIGGTDAGTKADLTGAFTMISAEAMIRADPDVILVMKQGADSVGGLDGVLKIAGIAATSAGRNRRVVQMDETKILAFGPDVGEVIGSLATAIYR, from the coding sequence ATGCCTGAGATGGGCACCACCGCACCCACGAGATCACCGGCACGGCTGCTGTTGGCCCTGCTCACCGGCCTCGTCTCGGTCGCGGTGTCCGCGTGTTTCGTCACCCCGATCGACCAGGACAACACCGAGACGGCTTCATCGGCACATCTGCGGTCCGGTCCGCAGACCGCACAGCTACCCGACACCGACGTGCACCCCATCACCACGGATCCGCGGCCCGTGCTGCCGGCGACGGTCACCGATTCGGGCGGCCACACGGTGACCGTCACCGATGTGTCGAGGATCATCGCCGTCGACATCAACGGCACCCTCGGCAGCATCGTCCACTCGCTCGGACTCGGCCCGCGCATGGTCGGCCGCGACACGTCGACGATCTTTCCGTCCGCGGTGGGCCTGCCGGTGGTCACCAACCGTGGGCACAGCCTGAACGCCGAGATGGTGCTCGACCTGCGGCCGAGCGTGCTTCTGATCAACCAGGACACCACCCCCACGGGTGCGATCAACCAGATCCGCAGATCCGGTATCCCGGTCGTCCTGTTCACCGCCGTCCGCAGCCTCGACAACAACAACCGGCTGATCCAGTCGGTCGCCGATGCACTTGGGGTGTCCGCCGAGGGCCGCGCGCTCGTCGAGCGCACCGACCGGCGGATCGCCGAGGCACAGAAGCTGGTGCCGGATCCGTCGGGAAATCCGACGATCGCGTTCGTATACGTGCGCGGCCCCAAACTGACCTTGCTGGCCGGTCCGGGGTCGGGCGCCGACAGCCTGATCGAGGCGATCGGCGGCACCGACGCCGGCACCAAGGCCGACCTGACGGGCGCGTTCACCATGATCTCGGCCGAGGCGATGATTCGTGCCGACCCCGATGTGATCCTGGTGATGAAACAGGGCGCCGACAGTGTCGGCGGCCTCGACGGGGTGCTCAAGATCGCCGGTATCGCCGCGACCTCGGCCGGGCGCAACCGCCGTGTCGTGCAGATGGACGAGACCAAAATCCTCGCATTCGGGCCCGACGTCGGTGAGGTCATCGGGTCGCTGGCGACGGCGATCTACCGATGA
- the map gene encoding type I methionyl aminopeptidase, whose translation MTVRAALTPGTVSPTLPVPDSIERPEYAWKPSANEGHEPWVQTPETIEKMRLASKIAANALAEAGKAVAPGVTTDRLDRIAHEYMIDHGAYPSTLGYRGFPKSCCTSLNEVICHGIPDSTVIEDGDIVNIDVTAYIDGVHGDTNATFLAGNVSQEAADLVERTRIATERAIKAVKPGRELNVIGRVIEAYANRFGYSVVRDFTGHGIGETFHNGLVILHYDQPNVDTVIEPGMVFTIEPMINLGGLGYEIWDDDWTVVTSDRKWTAQFEHTLVVTDTGAEILTLPDA comes from the coding sequence ATGACCGTTCGCGCAGCCCTCACCCCCGGCACCGTGTCGCCGACACTGCCCGTGCCCGACTCCATCGAACGACCGGAGTACGCGTGGAAGCCGTCGGCGAACGAAGGTCACGAACCGTGGGTGCAGACCCCCGAAACCATCGAGAAGATGCGCCTGGCGAGCAAGATCGCGGCCAACGCCCTGGCCGAGGCGGGTAAGGCGGTGGCACCCGGTGTCACCACCGATCGGCTCGACCGGATCGCGCACGAATACATGATCGATCACGGCGCCTACCCGTCGACGCTCGGCTACCGGGGTTTTCCCAAGTCGTGCTGCACCTCGCTCAACGAGGTGATCTGCCACGGCATCCCGGACTCGACGGTGATCGAGGACGGCGACATCGTCAATATCGACGTCACGGCCTACATCGACGGTGTGCACGGCGACACCAACGCCACCTTCCTGGCCGGGAACGTCTCGCAGGAGGCGGCCGATCTGGTCGAACGCACCCGCATTGCCACCGAACGCGCCATCAAGGCCGTCAAACCGGGCCGTGAGCTGAACGTGATCGGCCGTGTCATCGAGGCTTACGCCAACCGGTTCGGGTACAGCGTGGTCCGCGACTTCACCGGCCACGGTATCGGTGAGACCTTCCACAACGGCCTGGTCATCCTGCATTACGACCAGCCGAATGTGGACACCGTCATCGAGCCGGGCATGGTGTTCACCATCGAACCGATGATCAACCTCGGGGGTCTTGGCTACGAGATCTGGGACGACGACTGGACCGTGGTCACCTCCGACCGCAAGTGGACCGCCCAGTTCGAACACACCCTGGTGGTCACCGACACCGGCGCCGAGATCCTGACCCTTCCGGACGCGTGA
- a CDS encoding cobyric acid synthase, with protein MRGALLVGGATSDAGKSMIVTGLCRVLARRGVRVAPFKAQNMSNNSAITPDGGEIGRAQALQAFACGLEPSTRFNPVLLKPGSDRRSHVVVRGKPDGQIAAADYASRRAQLLDVVTDELASLREDFDVVICEGAGSIAEINLRGSDIANMGLARAAAMPVVVVSDIDRGGSLAHLFGTTAVLGAADQRLVAGYLINKFRGDPGLLAPGLDQVRELTGRPTFGVVPYASGIWIDAEDSLSVSVGRRVGPVDDDGRQVRLGVAAIRLPRISNSTDVEALACEPGVDVTWVDDASAVAAADIVILPGTRATVSDLAWLRSRGIDGALRTRAERGRPIIGICGGFQMLARTISDDVESGIGRVEGLGLLDMSIRFDADKITRQVTGQASTSVGRVPIRGYEIHHGRVDHGTDDPWITQGEDLIGEGAVRGAVRGTHWHGLLENDAFRRDVLAALAAEAGKPDFAVCTDTSVAAIRTAQVDLIADLLTAHVDLDALFGLIDAGAPASASIITHSLIH; from the coding sequence GTGAGGGGGGCGCTGCTTGTCGGCGGGGCCACCTCCGACGCAGGCAAAAGCATGATCGTCACCGGCCTGTGCCGGGTCCTGGCGCGCCGGGGCGTACGGGTCGCGCCGTTCAAGGCGCAGAACATGTCCAACAACTCGGCCATCACTCCCGACGGGGGCGAGATCGGCCGGGCACAGGCGTTGCAGGCGTTCGCGTGCGGGCTGGAACCGTCGACCCGGTTCAACCCGGTGTTGCTCAAACCGGGCAGCGACCGACGCTCGCATGTGGTGGTGCGCGGGAAGCCCGACGGCCAGATCGCGGCAGCGGACTACGCCAGCCGGCGCGCGCAGCTCCTCGACGTTGTCACCGACGAACTTGCTTCGCTACGTGAAGATTTCGATGTGGTGATCTGTGAGGGTGCCGGGTCGATCGCCGAGATCAACCTGCGCGGCTCCGACATCGCCAACATGGGTTTGGCGCGGGCCGCCGCGATGCCGGTGGTGGTCGTCAGCGACATCGATCGGGGCGGATCGCTGGCGCATCTGTTCGGTACCACCGCCGTACTCGGCGCGGCCGATCAACGTCTGGTCGCCGGGTATCTGATCAACAAGTTCCGCGGCGATCCCGGCCTGCTGGCTCCGGGTCTGGACCAGGTCCGTGAGCTCACCGGCCGACCCACCTTCGGGGTGGTGCCCTATGCCTCCGGAATCTGGATCGACGCGGAGGATTCACTGTCGGTATCGGTGGGCCGCCGCGTCGGTCCGGTCGATGACGACGGGCGGCAGGTCCGATTGGGTGTGGCCGCGATCCGGCTACCCCGGATCTCCAATTCGACCGACGTCGAGGCGTTGGCGTGCGAACCGGGCGTCGACGTCACCTGGGTCGACGATGCGAGCGCCGTCGCCGCCGCCGACATCGTGATCCTGCCGGGCACCCGGGCCACCGTGTCCGACCTGGCCTGGCTGCGTTCGCGCGGCATCGATGGCGCATTGCGGACCCGGGCCGAACGCGGGCGGCCGATCATCGGGATCTGCGGCGGCTTCCAGATGCTCGCCCGCACCATCTCCGACGATGTCGAATCCGGCATCGGCCGGGTGGAGGGGCTGGGTCTGCTGGACATGTCGATCCGGTTCGACGCCGATAAGATCACCCGCCAGGTGACCGGGCAGGCGAGCACTTCTGTCGGCCGCGTACCGATCCGTGGCTATGAAATCCACCACGGCCGTGTCGATCACGGAACCGACGACCCGTGGATCACCCAGGGTGAGGACCTGATCGGCGAGGGTGCGGTGCGCGGTGCGGTGCGCGGCACCCATTGGCACGGACTGCTGGAGAACGACGCCTTCCGCCGCGACGTTCTTGCGGCCCTCGCCGCGGAAGCCGGTAAACCCGATTTCGCGGTGTGCACCGACACCAGTGTCGCCGCGATCCGCACCGCCCAGGTCGATCTGATCGCCGACCTGCTCACCGCCCACGTCGATCTCGACGCACTCTTTGGCCTGATCGACGCGGGCGCACCCGCGTCCGCGTCGATCATCACGCATTCGCTCATCCACTGA
- a CDS encoding alpha/beta fold hydrolase: METEHRAVTVGEYTFDVEIGGPERGNWVLLLHGFPVGGICYRDVVPRLHESGLRTIVVDQRGYSPGARPLEVEAYAIEHLVADAIGVLDALSVPYALLVGHDWGGLVGWQLAARYPDRFTGYVAVSTGHPSATRDSLASGDQRQRSSYIKTFVQQGAEDNILADDGKMLRNFGVTTDELAPLKVPGALTAALNWYRANMTGDIKTKMACPPVEIPTTLVWSDQDPALGREQADLTSRYVYGEYRLCVLSGVDHWVPQHAAPALASEIALRSAVF; this comes from the coding sequence GTGGAAACCGAGCACCGCGCTGTCACTGTTGGCGAGTACACCTTCGACGTCGAGATCGGTGGTCCCGAACGCGGCAACTGGGTCCTGCTCCTGCATGGCTTTCCGGTCGGCGGCATCTGCTACCGCGATGTGGTTCCGCGTCTGCACGAGTCGGGGCTGCGCACGATCGTCGTCGATCAGCGCGGCTACAGTCCGGGGGCACGGCCCCTCGAGGTCGAGGCGTACGCGATCGAACACCTGGTGGCGGATGCGATCGGTGTCCTCGACGCGCTCAGCGTTCCGTATGCGCTGCTGGTCGGGCACGACTGGGGTGGCCTCGTCGGGTGGCAGCTCGCGGCCCGCTATCCCGACCGGTTCACCGGCTACGTCGCCGTCAGCACCGGCCACCCGTCGGCGACCCGCGATTCACTGGCGAGCGGAGACCAGCGGCAACGCTCCTCGTACATCAAGACGTTCGTGCAGCAGGGCGCCGAGGACAACATTCTCGCCGACGACGGCAAGATGCTGCGCAACTTCGGCGTGACCACCGACGAGCTGGCGCCCCTCAAGGTGCCCGGCGCGCTGACCGCCGCGCTCAACTGGTACCGCGCCAACATGACCGGTGACATCAAAACCAAGATGGCCTGCCCGCCGGTCGAGATTCCCACCACCCTGGTGTGGAGCGACCAGGACCCGGCGCTGGGGCGCGAGCAGGCCGATCTCACCAGCCGTTACGTGTACGGCGAGTACCGGCTCTGTGTGCTGTCGGGTGTGGATCACTGGGTCCCTCAGCATGCCGCGCCGGCGCTGGCCAGTGAGATCGCCCTGC